Part of the Haliotis asinina isolate JCU_RB_2024 chromosome 8, JCU_Hal_asi_v2, whole genome shotgun sequence genome is shown below.
ATAATAGTTAAGGGCGGGGTTGAAATGCAAAACCTGATTAAACATCTAAATTTTTATCACATACTTATATATTTCTCAACCTGTCCTACCACAATGACAGCTAGTTGTTTTTGTCCAAATGAATGGTCCTCTGTGGGACAAATTTTGACAATTGCATGACAAGATCATGTCTTGTGATGTACTTAATCATGGTGAAGTGTTGATTCTGCTTTTGCAAACGTGTGAAGCTTATCATGGCCCTATCAGCACGCTGACAGTTATTGACAATTGATCATTAATATAATAATCAGTGATGGCACCTGGACAAACATTTCACACTCTTACAAGAAGGAACGAGAGTCAGCGATAACAACGATGAGGATGTACAATTTACTCTTCAGATAGACATTCTGGTGAACAACGCAGGCCGCTCACAGAGAGCTGAATGGGTGAAAACATCCATCGAAGTCGATCGTGAGATGCTGGAGACCAACGTCCTGGGACCATTATCACTGACTAAAGCTGTCCTTCCTGATATGGTAGCTCGGAGAGACGGACACATCGTGGTCATGAGTAGTGTTGGTGGGAAAGTAGGCATGTGAAGTTATGTTTGTTGAGGAATGTGGTACAGACTTTGAGCTAACTTACAGATTTGGCTTTCATCACTTGGGGTCACATTGTGTATGGAGTTATCATTGCATTTCATTTGATTTAGACACCCATGGATCTGTAATGTAAAGGACAGAACACTTATGCATTCCCAGACAGTCATTCAAGTCATTTACCTTACAGTTGATCGTTTGATGTATTTTCTTCATTTATTTCTGACAACGTCTGAATGACAGAAACTGCTACAGATTGTTTAATTGCAGGAGGGCTGTTGCCAGGGTCGTATACGGGGACTAAATACGCACTCCATGTAAGTCATTGCCTTTTTATGTATTAGAACATCTAAGTATATACcgaataaaatatataacatatttacCTGAAATAATCAACTCGTGTTCCGTGGTGTAATCAGTACTAGGGactggacatcaacagtaggggAGGAGGAACTGTTCGTCATATTTTGTGATCCCTCATATTTACTAAAATATTAATGTTCATATGTCACAACTATTGGTTTCATGATTTCCAATCCCTCCCACAAGGATATATTTCGCACTTATCCCAGCACAAACATATGAGCCACCAGcgaattttgtatattttatggaaGGATCAGTAGAGAGTTCCAATGATCTACTAGAACCTTATTAAACTATCCCCCAACTTTATGTTCCATAAGCAAATTCCACCAATTTACATTATGCAGCAATTATATAATGGAATATTATTTCAACACACAGGGGTGGTTTGAACGTTTGCgaattgaacagtattccaacaatatcaaagtgACGATGGTCTGTCCTGGACCTGTCTTCTCCAACCTACTGGCTATTGCCATGACAGAGGAGAAAGGGAAGGTGAGATGGTAAACACTTCAGTTCACTTGTGATCCTCCTGGACCTGTCTTCTCCAACCTACTGGTTATTGCCATGACTGAGGAGAAAGAGGAGGTGAGATGGTAAACACTTCAGTTCACCTGTGATCTTAGTACTAAGACTGTCTTGCCAGGTCTGTCCTGGACCTGTCTTCTCCAACCTACTGGTTATTGCCATGACAGAGGAGAAAGGGAAGGTGAGATGGTAAACATTTCAGTTCATTtgtgatcttagcgctaagattgtcttGCCAGGTCTGTCCTGGACCTGTCTTCTCCAACCTACTGGTTATTGCCATGACAGAGGAGAAAGGGAAGGTGAGATGGTAAACACTTCAGTTCACTTGTGATCTTAGTACTAAGACTGTCTTCCCCACCATATTCTAAAACATGCTTTAGACTGAAGTGATACTGTGATCATAGATGCTTTCAAATTAACTTAAGGTAGTTGTGTTGTAGGATGCCCGTTGCCGAAGTTTTGACATGCATGACGGTGAATATTGGCGTGGTATCACATACTGTAGGATACCTGTTGCTCAGGTTATGACGTACGTGATGGTGAATATTAGGGAGGTATCATATACTGTAGTGTGCCTGTTGCTAAGGTTGTGGCGTGAATATTGGAGTGGTATCCTGTATTGTAGGGTGCGTGTTGCTGAGGTTTTGACATGTGAATATTGGCGGGGTATCATGTACTGTGTCTGGTGCTGAGGTGTATATAAATGCTGGTGCCATGCTGAAGCTTCAATGTACTGATCAGTTGGTAAGGTTTGGTGTAAGAGGCCAATAGGCAGTGTAGTAGTCTAGTGGCTATTATGTTTAATTCCTCTCCTGTGATgtcgctcactcacttatcatATTGTGATTCTATGTTCTCTGATCAGGTCGTAGGAGGTGAGATGAAAGCAGGAGAGAAGAGGATGGCGACGTCCCGGTGTGCCAGTCTCACAGCAGTCGCCATCGCCAACCAGCTGGACGAGgtgtggatttcatttcatccagTACTGGCCTTCACCTACTTGTTCCAGTACTTTCCATCCTTTGCAAGAAGGTGAGCCTGTATATGCCTCCTCCACATATATCTCCCACTTTCTTCCTTCCTTCACAAGGTGAGCCTCCATTTACCTCCTCCATATACAATTCCGTTTCTTCCTTCCTTCACAAGAAAGTGAGCCTCTGTTTACCCCCTCCACATACGTTTAGCTCCTCCACATACGTTTCTTCCTTCCTTCAAAAGATGAGATTCTGTCTTACTCTCTGCATCTCCCAGTTTCTTCCTTCTTTCACAAGGTGAGCCTCTGTTCAGCTCCATCACGTACATCTCCCAATTTCTTCCTTCCTTCAAAAGATGAGATCCCATCTTACTCTCTATATGCATCTCCCAATTTCTTCCTTTTTTACAAGGTGTGCCTGTTTACCTCCTCCACATATATCTCCCAGTTTCTTCCTTCCTTTACTCAGCCTCCGTCTTACTCTCCACACACATCTCCCAGATATATTTCTTGCCTTCACAAGACAGAGAACTGAGACATTAGAGGCACAGTGCCAGTCAGATATGTGACACTCTTCACACACGCTCTTATGCACAGTGTGACAGGTAGGCCAAGTGTTTATGACAGTAACTTTATAAGCATACATGAAGTATGGACCCAAACAGAAAGTGAAATAAACTTTCCAATGTATTGTTCATATTATACGACATCCTGTGACGGCATGCCTCTCATTGTTATGATGAGCGCATGTCAGTCAGATGTCGAAAAGCATTTAATTTCATCATTGCTTGAAATATGTCAGCTAGTTTTTCCTAAATAGATCATCTGCCAATTAATATTGTCAGACATCATTTGACATTTTATCATGAAGACACGTGAAGACACAGCTGTCAAATATACATTAGTCCAATATACATTACAGAGAATGTAACCGTTGATTGTGTATTTAGGATCAAGATGTTTGCCAGTACTGAGTAGAACATGTTGCATTTTTCAGCCAGGCCTGTAaaaggagtatatcacacttcAGGACGAACAGAGAGGGTCAGTAGAGGATACTTGATAGCTTCCTGTGATGACCAGTACAGACCAGCTCTAACCAGTATGACAGTTGACAGGATACTGTCAACTAATCAAATATCTGTGAAATTAAACCCTGAAACCATTCCagttaaacaatattttaatgagtGTTAAAGAGGCAAGGTCTTAATCTATAGCCCTGTTTCTGAATCCAGTGTATGATGGTGGTTTTCAGTTCTCAAGTATTTAACCTGGATGTGTGTACTATACTTACTGTATAATCAAACTTGTTCCCCTAGTATTGACAGATGTCAGTACTTTCATTTGGAGAATCTGTCACACTCGGGGAATTGAAGTGTAATGATTACCAAAAAAGTGTGGAACAGGATGTTTATGCTTATTGTAAATGATTTGCTCATGGGGAACTCGGTTTCATTTTcacatcatgatgatgatgaggatgatgatgatgatgatgatgatgagactGTAGATCCCATCACCATGGTGACTCTGCCATGACactgcatgaatattgctggaagcattgtaaaaccataatcattCAATATCTGAAACATGTTTCTATTAGTTGACTGAAATGGACCTTTTGAATCAGCAAGCTCTGAAAATGTCATTCTCTTCCCCGTGGAGAGAATAAGACCATTCAGATATGACGTGCTAGATTGTTAACAATCACATTTCAGGCTAATTCTTCTGGGTTCCACGTGACATTCTTTGAACAAAGTCTCTGTTAAGAATCTGTCAGGCTGCTGTGTATTATTTGTAACtgtaaaagaaaaaaaccctGAAAATTTATAGGAAATATGTCTTAGTTACCGTTAACTTGTGTTGTGCCTTGAGACTTTCACCAAGTACTCAGAAGCACCTTTCTGGTTAGTGGTATAGAAGTGACTTAGTTAGAAACAACACGAACCAAACCATCCCGAATTCATTCATTGCCCTCAAACATGTACAAACTTTTTGGACACTTTATACACAACCTGTAAGCACTTCCTCTGTAAAAGGAAATGAAGGTATAAACCAGCATACACAACCATACTACAGCAAAGAGGTTTACATACCAGGGAACTTATCAACTAGCCATCTTCAGCAGTTCAACTCTCAGAGACTGGTGACAGTCATAGCCTTAAGGAGGTTGGATACAAAATCTAAAATTGTCAAGAAATTACTAAATTTGGTATCATTTTATATAAAAATGTGTCAGGAATctaattatgaaatgaaaaagaGTAAGTCACCATGACATTTATTTGACAAGTGATGCCCCCTTGTGGCACCATCTATAAAAAGTAATATGTCAAAAAAGTTCTTTTATTTATTCTTATTCAATGTGTTTCAATATATTTCAGTATGAAATAATATGATATTTGATATGAAAAAAAGcaggaaaatcaattttcaaggCAGTATGTAGGATTTGACACATCAATTAACTTCTGCAAACAcaggaatttaaaaaaaaactttgaTTCATAAATGGAAAAAAGATTTTTATAACAAGATTTTTTCCTAAAAGGAATTTCCATATAGTAAATTTACACTAGATTGATATTCAAAAATAGGAAAAATTATCCTACAAGAGGGTATAAACATTATTTGCAATTAACAGCATACCAAAAATAAATTTGATAAGAGGAGATAACTCTTGCTCAGCTTTATGTGTATGATATAACATGACCTGTGCGTGTAATTGATAAGTAAGCC
Proteins encoded:
- the LOC137295089 gene encoding dehydrogenase/reductase SDR family member 7-like isoform X2; this translates as MLDVVFLGTGCVVVLCVIQLLRLITADCDLVLQWATKFGQSPKCLRNKVVWVTGASSGIGEYLVYELASVGCRLVLSARREEELNRVKKQCLTCGPLQDKDIMVLPLDMVKQHEHADAVKKVLQHFKQIDILVNNAGRSQRAEWVKTSIEVDREMLETNVLGPLSLTKAVLPDMVARRDGHIVVMSSVGGKVGGLLPGSYTGTKYALHGWFERLRIEQYSNNIKVTMVCPGPVFSNLLAIAMTEEKGKVVGGEMKAGEKRMATSRCASLTAVAIANQLDEVWISFHPVLAFTYLFQYFPSFARSQACKRSISHFRTNREGQ
- the LOC137295089 gene encoding dehydrogenase/reductase SDR family member 7-like isoform X1, whose product is MLDVVFLGTGCVVVLCVIQLLRLITADCDLVLQWATKFGQSPKCLRNKVVWVTGASSGIGEYLVYELASVGCRLVLSARREEELNRVKKQCLTCGPLQDKDIMVLPLDMVKQHEHADAVKKVLQHFKQIDILVNNAGRSQRAEWVKTSIEVDREMLETNVLGPLSLTKAVLPDMVARRDGHIVVMSSVGGKVGGLLPGSYTGTKYALHGWFERLRIEQYSNNIKVTMVCPGPVFSNLLAIAMTEEKGKVVGGEMKAGEKRMATSRCASLTAVAIANQLDEVWISFHPVLAFTYLFQYFPSFARSLRLTLHTHLPDIFLAFTRQRTETLEAQCQSDM